One genomic segment of Mastomys coucha isolate ucsf_1 unplaced genomic scaffold, UCSF_Mcou_1 pScaffold22, whole genome shotgun sequence includes these proteins:
- the Ankrd11 gene encoding ankyrin repeat domain-containing protein 11 isoform X5 has product MESRKTRTQMPPAQSMLWYCKAGTVLEAPWHEMEVPRSKKKEKQGPERKRIKKEPVARKSGLLFGMGLSGIRAGYPLSERQQVALLMQMTAEESANSPVDTTPKHPSQSTVCQKGTPNSASKTKDKVNKRNERGETRLHRAAIRGDARRIKELISEGADVNVKDFAGWTALHEACNRGYYDIAKQLLAAGAEVNTKGLDDDTPLHDAANNGHYKVVKLLLRYGGNPQQSNRKGETPLKVANSPTMVNLLLGKGTYTSSEESSTESSEEEDAPSFAPSSSVDGNNTDSEFEKGLKLKAKNPEPQKTVTPVKDEYEFDEDDEQDRVPPVDDKHLLKKDYRKEAKSNSFVSIPKMEVKSYSKNNTLAPKKAAHRILSDTSDEEDVSVSIGAGEKLRLSAHTMLPSSKARESSSSRQQKEKNKLKKKRKKETKGKEVRFGKRSDKFCSSGSESESSESEEDDGDSVGSSSCLKGSPLVLKDPSLFSSLSASSTSSHGSAVAQKHSSGHTEQHTKHWRTDNWKTVSSPAWSEVSSLSADSSRTGLTSESDCSSEGSSVESLKPTRRKQEHRKRGGLQSVPPEKRSSFHPCTDGAVPKLDKEGKVVKKHKTKHKHKNKEKGQCSVSQELKLKSFTYEYEDSKQKSDKAILLENDISTENKLKVLKHDRDHFKKEDKLGKLKPEDKEWLFKDEKVLKRIKDANKDISRAFREEKDRPSKTERERATKDKSPKEEKLRLYKEERKKKSKDRPSKLEKKNDMKEDKVSKEKEKAFKEDKEKLKKEKLYREDTAFDDYCNKSQFLDHEDTKFSLSDDQQERWFSDLSDSSFDFKGEDSWDSVTDYRDIKSDSVAKLILETVKEDNKEKKRDSKTREKRDFRDSFFRKRDRDCLDKNSEKRRDQTEKHKSIPSYLSEKDKKRRESAEGGRDRRDTLEGSRERRDGRIRSEEMHREDLKECGCESAFKDKSDCDFPKNLEPWERPHAAREKEKKDALEKERKEKGRAEKYKDKSSERERSEKSILEKCQKDKEFEKCFKEKKDGKEKHKDMHSKDRKASFDQLREKKEKVFSSIISEDFSERKDDRKGKEKSWYIADIFTDESEDEKEECVASSFKAGEAGDTQRVESLPEKEDGREHPADRHRKSSSDRQHPEKPRDKELKEKKKDRGASEGGKDKKEKMEKIFEKHKEKKDKECAEKYKDRKDRVSVDSAQEKKNKQKLPEKVEKKHFVEDKAKSKHKEKPEKEHSRERKSSRGPDVEKSLLEKLEEEALHDYREDSNDKISEVSSDSFADHGQEPSLSTLLEVSFSEPPAEDKARESTCLSEKLREKERHRHSSSSSKKSHERERAKKEKAEKKEKSEDYKDGISSVRKDTSQYEKDFLDAEAYGVSYTTKADIEEELDKAIELFSSEKKDRNDSEREPAKKIEKELKPYGSSTISILKEKKKREKHREKWREEKEKHRDKHIDGFLRHHKDEPKPTAKDKDNPPNSFKEKSRDESLKLSETKLKDKFKENTEREKGDSIKMSNGNDKLLPSRDSSKKDSRPREKLLGDGDLMMTSFERMLSQKDLEIEERHKRHKERMKQIEKMRHRSGDPKLKEKKPTDDGRKKSLDFPSKKALGLDKKVKEPAPMLPTGESKPHSGPGTESKDWLAGQPLKEVLPASPRTEQGRPTGVPTPTSVVSCPSYEEVMHTPRTPSCSADDYPDLVFDCTDSQHSMPVSTTSTSACSPPFFDRFSVASSVVSENAGQTPTRPISTNLYRSISVDIRRTPEEEFSVGDKLFRQQSVPAPSSFDSPVQHLMEEKTPLPPVPAEKFACLSPGYYSPDYGIPSPKVDTLHCPPTTVVSATPPPDSVFSNLPPKSSPSPRGELLTPAIEGALPPDLGLPLDATEDQQATAAILPPEPSYLEPLDEGPFNTVITEEPVEWTHTAAEQALSSNLIASASENPVSWPVGSELMLKSPQRFAESPKHFCPGESLHSTTTGPFSAAEPTYPVSPGSYPMPAPEPALEEVKDGGTGAISVAISAAEGAAPYAAPTRLESFFSNCKSHPDAPLDTAPEPTGVTTVAQVEALGPLEGSFLDSNHSISTLSQVEPVSWHEAFTSPEDDLDLGPFSLPELPLQAKDSSDVEAEAAEASPVTPVESPPGPTGVLSGGDVPAPAAEEPPAPPPQEASPQLSTEPEPSEEPKLDVVLEATVETEVLADDSAPVASISSLVPAPSPPEQHPSGGGDEETEAEDPSAPCCAPDEPTTDGLAQTHNSAEATCVVAVAEGPPGNAQPEATDPEPKPTSEVPKTPKVEEVPQRMTRNRAQMLASQSKQGIPATEKDPMPAPASRAKGRASEEEDAQAQHPRKRRFQRSSQQLQQQLNTSTQQTREVIQQTLAAIVDAIKLDAIEPYHSDRSNPYFEYLQIRKKIEEKRKILCCITPQAPQCYAEYVTYTGSYLLDGKPLSKLHIPVIAPPPSLAEPLKELFKQQEAVRGKLRLQHSIEREKLIVSCEQEILRVHCRAARTIANQAVPFSACTMLLDSEVYNMPLESQGDENKSVRDRFNARQFISWLQDVDDKYDRMKTCLLMRQQHEAAALNAVQRMEWQLKAQELDPAGHKSLCVNEVPSFYVPMVDVNDDFVLLPA; this is encoded by the exons ATGGAGAGCAGAAAGACTCGGACACAG ATGCCTCCAGCTCAGTCCATGTTGTGGTACTGCAAGGCTGGTACGGTCCTCGAAGCACCATGGCATGAAATGGAGGTtcctagaagcaagaagaaag AGAAGCAGGGTCCTGAGCGGAAGAGGATCAAGAAGGAGCCTGTTGCCCGAAAGTCCGGGCTGTTGTTCGGCATGGGGCTGTCTGGGATCCGAGCTGGATACCCTCTCTCTGAGCGTCAGCAGGTGGCTCTGCTCATGCAGATGACTGCTGAGGAGTCTGCAAATAGTCCAG TAGACACAACACCAAAGCACCCTTCCCAGTCTACAGTGTGTCAGAAGGGAACCCccaactctgcctcaaaaaccaaagatAAGGTAAACAAGAGAAATGAACGAGGAGAGACACGCCTGCACCGAGCAGCTATCCGAGGTGATGCCCGGCGCATCAAGGAGCTCATCAGTGAGGGCGCAGATGTGAACGTCAAGGACTTTGCAG GCTGGACTGCACTGCACGAGGCGTGTAACCGGGGCTATTACGACATTGCCAAGCAGCTGTTAGCCGCTGGTGCAGAGGTGAACACCAAGGGCCTGGATGATGACACGCCTTTGCACGATGCCGCCAACAACGGGCACTACAAG GTGGTGAAGTTGTTGTTACGGTATGGCGGAAATCCTcaacaaagcaacagaaaaggcGAGACACCGTTGAAAGTAGCCAATTCCCCAACGATGGTGAATCTCCTGTTAGGCAAAGGCACATACACTTCCAGTGAGGAGAGCTCTACTG AGAGCTCTGAAGAAGAGGACGCCCCATCTTTTGCACCTTCTAGCTCCGTCGATGGCAATAACACAGACTCTGAGTTTGAGAAAGGCCTCAAGCTTAAGGCTAAGAACCCAGAGCCCCAGAAAACGGTGACCCCTGTCAAGGACGAGTATGAGTTTGATGAGGATGACGAGCAGGACAGGGTCCCTCCAGTGGATGACAAGCACCTGCTGAAGAAAGACTATAGGAAAGAAGCTAAGTCCAACAGCTTCGTTTCAATACCCAAAATGGAAGTGAAGAGTTACTCAAAAAACAACACGCTTGCACCAAAGAAGGCAGCCCATCGCATCCTGTCAGACACATCAGATGAGGAGGATGTGAGTGTTtccataggggctggagagaaactgAGGTTGTCAGCACACACAATGCTACCTAGTAGTAAGGCACGAGAGTCTTCTAGTTCTaggcagcaaaaagaaaaaaataaattgaaaaagaagCGAAAGAAAGAAACGAAAGGGAAAGAAGTTCGGTTTGGGAAGAGGAGTGACAAGTTCTGTTCCTCTGGGTCAGAGAGTGAGTCCTCAGAGAGTGAGGAGGATGACGGGGACTCTGTGGGGAGCTCAAGCTGCCTCAAGGGGTCCCCGCTGGTGCTGAAGGACCCTTCCCTGTTCAGCTCACTGTCTGCCTCCTCCACCTCATCGCATGGTAGTGCTGTGGCCCAGAAACACAGCTCTGGCCACACTGAGCAGCACACTAAGCACTGGCGCACTGACAACTGGAAAACCGTTTCTTCTCCAGCCTGGTCTGAGGTGAGTTCTTTGTCAGCAGACTCCTCAAGGACGGGACTGACCAGTGAGTCTGACTGCTCCTCCGAGGGCTCCAGTGTGGAATCTCTGAAGCCTACAAGGAGGAAGCAGGAACACCGAAAAAGGGGTGGCCTGCAGAGCGTGCCACCAGAGAAGAGAAGCTCCTTCCACCCCTGTACAGATGGAGCTGTCCCCAAGCTAGACAAGGAAGGGAAAGTagtcaaaaaacacaaaacaaaacacaaacacaaaaacaaggaGAAAGGACAATGTTCCGTCAGCCAAGAACTTAAACTGAAAAGCTTTACATACGAATATGAGGACTCCAAGCAAaagtcagataaggccatccttttaGAGAATGACATTTCCACTGAAAATAAGTTGAAAGTATTGAAACACGACAGAGACCATTTTAAGAAAGAAGATAAACTTGGTAAGCTGAAGCCGGAGGATAAAGAGTGGCTCTTTAAGGACGAGAAAGTGCTGAAGAGGATCAAGGATGCGAACAAAGACATCAGCAGAGCTTTCCGGGAAGAGAAAGACCGTCCCAgtaaaacagagagggagagggccaCAAAGGACAAGTCTCCTAAGGAAGAAAAACTGAGACTgtacaaagaggaaaggaagaaaaagtccaAAGACCGACCTTCCAAACTAGAAAAGAAGAACGACATGAAAGAGGACAAGGTCtccaaggagaaggaaaaggccttcaaagaggacaaagagaaactcaaaaaggaaaagCTGTACAGGGAGGACACTGCTTTTGATGACTATTGTAACAAAAGTCAGTTTTTGGACCATGAGGACACCAAGTTCAGCCTCTCTGATGATCAACAAGAGAGGTGGTTTTCTGACCTGTCTGATTCCTCTTTTGATTTCAAAGGAGAGGACAGCTGGGACTCAGTGACAGACTATAGAGACATCAAGAGTGACTCGGTGGCCAAGCTTATCTTGGAAACTGTCAAAGAAGACAATAAGGAAAAGAAGCGCGACAGCAAAACCCGGGAGAAGCGGGATTTCAGAGACTCCTTCTTCCGAAAGAGGGACAGGGACTGTCTGGACAAGAATTCTGAGAAAAGGAGAGACCAAACAGAAAAGCATAAAAGCATCCCCAGCTATCTCTctgagaaagacaagaaaaggcGAGAGTCTGCAGAAGGGGGCCGGGACAGGAGGGATACCCTAGAGGGCTCCCGGGAGCGGAGGGATGGGCGGATTCGGTCTGAAGAGATGCACAGGGAGGACCTAAAGGAGTGCGGGTGTGAGAGCGCTTTCAAGGACAAGTCAGACTGTGACTTCCCCAAGAACCTGGAGCCCTGGGAACGGCCCCATGCAGCacgggaaaaagagaaaaaggatgccctagaaaaggagaggaaggaaaagggcagGGCAGAGAAGTACAAAGATAAgtccagtgagagagagagaagcgaaAAGTCTATCCTCGAGAAGtgtcagaaagacaaagaatttgaaaaatgctttaaagagaagaaagatggcaAGGAAAAGCATAAAGACATGCACAGCAAAGACAGAAAAGCATCCTTTGACCaactgagagagaagaaagagaaggtgtTCTCTAGCATCATCTCCGAGGACTTCTCAGAGAGGAAGGACgacaggaagggaaaggagaagagctGGTATATCGCAGACATATTTACAGATGAGAGCGAGGACGAGAAGGAGGAGTGCGTGGCCAGCAGCTTCAAGGCTGGAGAGGCCGGTGACACACAGCGAGTGGAGAGCCTCCCGGAGAAGGAGGATGGAAGAGAACACCCCGCAGATAGGCACAGGAAGTCCTCTTCTGACAGGCAGCACCCAGAAAAGCCAAGAGACAAAGAGctcaaggaaaagaagaaggacaGAGGAGCTTCGGAAGGGGGAAAggacaagaaggaaaaaatggaaaagatcTTTGAGaagcataaagaaaagaaagataaagagtGTGCAGAGAAATACAAGGACAGGAAAGACAGAGTCTCGGTTGACTCtgcccaagaaaagaaaaacaaacagaagctccCCGAAAAGGTAGAAAAGAAGCACTTTGTTGAAGACAAGGCAAAGAGTAAACACAaggagaagccagagaaggagcACTCCCGGGAGAGAAAGTCCTCACGAGGCCCTGATGTGGAGAAGAGCCTGctggagaagctggaggaggaggcTCTGCATGACTACCGGGAAGACTCTAATGATAAGATCAGCGAGGTCTCCTCAGACAGCTTTGCTGACCATGGCCAGGAGCCCAGCCTGAGCACACTCCTGGAAGTATCCTTCTCTGAGCCCCCAGCAGAGGACAAGGCCAGGGAAAGCACCTGCCTCTCAGAGAaattgagagagaaggaaaggcacCGGcattcctcatcctcctctaAGAAAAGCCATGAGCGTGAGAGAGCcaagaaggaaaaggcagaaaagaaggagaagagtgaAGACTACAAGGATGGCATCAGTAGCGTCAGGAAGGACACCAGCCAGTACGAGAAAGACTTCCTGGATGCAGAGGCTTATGGGGTTTCTTACACCACAAAAGCTGACATAGAAGAGGAGCTAGATAAGGCTATTGAattgttctcttcagaaaagaaagacagaaatgattCTGAAAGAGAACCTgccaagaaaatagaaaaagaactaaaGCCATATGGGTCGAGTACCATCAGCATcttaaaggagaagaagaagagagagaagcatagggagaaatggagggaagaaaaggagaaacacagGGACAAGCATATAGACGGGTTCCTAAGACATCACAAGGATGAGCCAAAGCCTACAGCCAAAGACAAGGACAACCCTCCCAACTCCTTTAAGGAGAAGTCCAGAGATGAAAGCCTGAAGCTCAGTGAGACCAAGCTGAAGGATAAGTTTAAGGAGAACACAGAGCGAGAAAAGGGCGACTCCATAAAGATGAGCAATGGGAACGACAAGCTTCTGCCATCCAGAGACTCAAGCAAGAAAGACAGCCGACCCCGGGAGAAGCTCCTGGGAGATGGTGACCTCATGATGACAAGTTTTGAGAGGATGCTGTCCCAGAAAGATCTTGAGATTGAGGAGCGGCACAAACGACACAAGGAGCGCATGAAGCAGATCGAGAAGATGCGGCATAGGTCTGGAGACCCCAAGCTCAAAGAGAAGAAGCCCACGGATGACGGGCGCAAGAAGAGCCTAGACTTTCCTTCCAAGAAAGCTCTGGGGCTGGACAAAAAGGTCAAGGAGCCAGCTCCCATGCTGCCCACTGGTGAAAGCAAGCCACACTCTGGACCAGGTACAGAGTCCAAAGACTGGCTGGCTGGACAGCCCTTGAAGGAGGTTCTGCCTGCTTCACCCCGTACTGAGCAGGGCCGACCCACTGGGGTACCCACACCCACCTCAGTAGTGTCATGCCCCAGCTATGAAGAGGTGATGCACACACCCAGAACCCCATCCTGCAGTGCTGATGATTACCCTGACCTGGTGTTTGACTGCACTGACTCCCAGCACTCGATGCCTGTCTCCACCACATCCACCAGCGCCTGCTCTCCACCCTTTTTTGACAGGTTTTCTGTGGCTTCCAGTGTGGTTTCAGAAAATGCGGGCCAGACACCCACCAGGCCTATCTCCACGAACCTTTATCGCTCGATATCTGTGGATATCAGAAGGACACCTGAAGAGGAATTCAGTGTTGGGGACAAGCTGTTCAGGCAACAGAGTGTCCCTGCACCCTCTAGTTTTGATTCCCCAGTACAGCACTTGATGGAAGAGAAAACTCCTCTGCCACCCGTTCCTGCAGAAAAgtttgcctgcctgtctcctgggtACTACTCCCCAGACTATGGTATTCCCTCGCCCAAGGTGGACACGCTACACTGTCCACCAACAACTGTGGTCAGTGCCACACCACCTCCAGACAGCGTCTTCTCCAACCTACCACCAAAGTCTTCCCCTTCCCCTAGAGGTGAACTGTTGACCCCAGCCATTGAAGGGGCCCTACCCCCAGATCTAGGCCTACCTCTGGATGCCACAGAGGACCAGCAGGCCACAGCTGCCATCCTTCCCCCAGAGCCCAGCTATCTGGAGCCTCTAGATGAGGGCCCCTTCAACACAGTCATTACTGAGGAACCTGTTGAGTGGACACACACTGCTGCTGAGCAGGCCCTTTCCTCCAACCTTATTGCTAGTGCCTCTGAAAACCCTGTCAGCTGGCCCGTTGGCTCTGAGCTTATGCTAAAGTCTCCACAGAGGTTTGCAGAATCCCCAAAACATTTCTGCCCTGGAGAATCCCTCCATTCTACCACCACAGGACCCTTCAGTGCTGCAGAGCCCACATATCCTGTCTCTCCAGGATCTTACCCTATGCCGGCCCCTGAGCCAGCCCTAGAAGAAGTCAAAGATGGTGGGACAGGAGCAATCTCAGTGGCCATCTCTGCTGCAGAAGGGGCTGCTCCTTATGCTGCTCCTACTAGGCTGGAGTCATTTTTCAGCAACTGCAAGTCACACCCAGATGCACCCCTAGACACAGCCCCTGAACCTACAGGTGTTACTACTGTGGCTCAGGTAGAGGCTCTGGGACCCCTGGAGGGCAGCTTCCTAGACAGCAACCATAGCATATCTACTCTCAGCCAGGTGGAACCAGTATCATGGCATGAAGCCTTTACCAGCCCTGAGGATGACCTCGACCTGGGGCCCTTCTCACTGCCAGAGCTTCCTCTCCAGGCCAAAGATTCTTCAGATGTTGAGGCAGAAGCTGCAGAGGCCAGTCCTGTTACTCCAGTAGAGAGTCCTCCAGGCCCCACGGGGGTTCTTAGTGGAGGGGATGTCCCTGCCCCAGCAGCTGAGgaacctccagccccacctcctcaGGAAGCATCACCTCAGCTCTCCACAGAGCCTGAGCCCTCAGAGGAGCCAAAGCTGGATGTAGTTCTAGAAGCTACAGTGGAAACAGAGGTCCTGGCAGATGACAGTGCCCCTGTAGCCTCAATCTCCAGTTTGGTGCCAGCACCCAGTCCCCCTGAACAGCATCCTTCAGGAGGTGGcgatgaagaaactgaagctgaAGATCCTTCTGCTCCCTGCTGTGCACCTGATGAACCCACCACAGATGGCTTGGCACAGACACATAACAGTGCAGAGGCTACCTGTGTTGTGGCTGTGGCCGAAGGGCCCCCAGGCAACGCTCAGCCAGAGGCTACAGACCCAGAGCCCAAACCTACATCCGAGGTCCCCAAGACCCCCAAGGTGGAAGAAGTTCCTCAGCGTATGACCAGGAACCGTGCCCAGATGCTGgcaagccagagcaagcagggcatcCCTGCAACAGAGAAGGACCCAATGCCTGCCCCAGCCTCTAGAGCCAAGGGCCGTGCCTCTGAGGAGGAAGATGCCCAGGCTCAACATCCCCGCAAGCGGCGCTTCCAACGGTCTAGTCAGCAGCTTCAGCAGCAGCTGAACACATCCACACAGCAGACTCGGGAGGTTATCCAGCAGACGCTGGCAGCCATTGTGGATGCCATAAAACTAGATGCCATTGAGCCCTACCACAGTGACAGGTCCAACCCCTACTTTGAGTACCTTCAAATCAGGAAGAAGATTGAAGAGAAACGAAAAATCCTCTGCTGCATCACTCCGCAGGCACCCCAGTGCTATGCTGAGTATGTTACCTACACGGGGTCCTACCTCTTGGATGGCAAGCCCCTCAGCAAGCTGCACATCCCTGTG ATTGCACCCCCTCCCTCTCTAGCGGAGCCCCTGAAGGAACTGTTCAAGCAGCAGGAGGCTGTGCGGGGTAAGCTGCGCCTGCAGCACAGCATTGAGAGG GAGAAGCTGATTGTGTCCTGTGAGCAAGAAATTCTTCGGGTTCATTGCCGGGCAGCCAGGACCATTGCCAATCAGGCAGTACCATTCAGTGCATGCACAATGCTCCTGGACTCCGAAGTCTACAACATGCCTCTGGAAAGCCAG GGGGATGAAAACAAGTCTGTGCGAGACCGCTTCAATGCCCGCCAGTTCATCTCCTGGCTACAGGATGTAGACGACAAGTATGACCGCATGAAG ACATGTTTGCTGATGCGGCAGCAGCATGAGGCTGCAGCCCTCAATGCTGTGCAAAGGATGGAGTGGCAGCTGAAGGCCCAGGAGCTGGACCCCGCTGGGCACAAGTCTCTGTGTGTAAATGAGGTGCCATCCTTCTATGTGCCCATGGTTGACGTCAACGATGACTTCGTACTATTGCCAGCATGA